A genomic region of bacterium contains the following coding sequences:
- a CDS encoding GNAT family N-acetyltransferase, translated as MADIHIRSAFSADDMEAVRSIRQQVFIDEQGVFPEEEWDGLDGTAQHYLAYTGGQPVATARLRRVQKNGEQEYAKIERVCVLKAARGKGIGYQLLQSVIEDAIAEGLNDLRLEAQTVAIPFYENLGFEPYGESYMDARIQHRRMKMLIPEIA; from the coding sequence ATGGCTGATATTCACATCCGCAGCGCCTTCAGCGCCGATGATATGGAAGCCGTGCGCAGCATCCGCCAACAGGTTTTTATTGATGAACAGGGCGTATTTCCGGAAGAGGAATGGGATGGGCTTGATGGCACCGCCCAGCACTACTTGGCCTATACGGGCGGACAGCCCGTTGCCACCGCCCGCCTGCGCCGCGTACAAAAAAATGGCGAGCAGGAATATGCCAAGATCGAGCGCGTATGCGTGCTGAAAGCCGCTCGGGGCAAAGGCATCGGTTATCAGCTGCTTCAATCCGTCATTGAGGATGCCATTGCCGAAGGCCTGAATGACCTGCGGCTGGAAGCGCAGACAGTCGCCATTCCCTTTTACGAAAATCTCGGTTTCGAACCTTACGGCGAGTCTTACATGGATGCCCGTATCCAGCATCGCCGCATGAAAATGCTCATCCCCGAAATCGCTTAA
- a CDS encoding acetyl-CoA C-acyltransferase has translation MNAIISSWSRSPFTLANKGTLARVRPDEMAAQVVKALIAKHPSIADEIEDVIVGCAFPEGEQGMNVARIIGFLAGIPQKAGAVTVNRFCGSSMQAIHMAAGAIATGSGEVFLCGGVESMTRIPMGGYNFLPHPGLMKTYPEAYTAMGITAENVAKKHGITREAQEAFALFSQQKAAKAITAGLLKDEITPISYKDATIETDGCPRPDTSTEGLAGLKPAFLETGTVTAGTASPLTDGAAFCIVASEEACDRLGLPKLARIKSMAVSGCAPEIMGLGPIGASRKALERANLKISDMDVVELNEAFAAQSLPCISELGLNPEKVNLDGGAIAIGHPLGATGARITAKAASLLGRTKGRYALATQCIGGGQGIATVLEAVK, from the coding sequence ATGAACGCCATTATCAGCAGCTGGTCACGCTCCCCCTTCACACTTGCCAATAAGGGCACCCTTGCCCGTGTAAGGCCGGATGAGATGGCCGCCCAGGTGGTAAAGGCGCTGATCGCTAAACATCCTTCCATTGCCGATGAGATTGAGGATGTAATTGTCGGCTGCGCGTTTCCAGAAGGCGAACAGGGCATGAACGTCGCTCGCATCATCGGCTTTCTGGCAGGCATTCCGCAAAAAGCGGGCGCGGTGACGGTTAATCGCTTTTGTGGCTCTTCCATGCAGGCCATCCATATGGCCGCAGGAGCTATCGCCACCGGCAGCGGTGAGGTATTTCTTTGCGGCGGCGTGGAAAGCATGACGCGTATCCCCATGGGCGGCTATAATTTCCTGCCGCACCCAGGCCTGATGAAAACCTACCCGGAAGCCTACACGGCAATGGGCATCACTGCCGAGAATGTCGCCAAAAAACATGGCATCACGCGGGAGGCACAGGAGGCATTCGCCCTTTTCAGCCAGCAGAAGGCAGCCAAAGCCATTACCGCAGGCCTGTTGAAAGACGAAATCACGCCGATTTCCTATAAGGATGCCACCATCGAAACCGATGGCTGCCCGCGCCCGGACACTTCAACGGAGGGCCTTGCTGGGCTGAAACCCGCTTTTCTGGAAACCGGAACCGTTACGGCAGGCACCGCTTCCCCGCTTACGGACGGCGCAGCCTTTTGCATCGTCGCGTCCGAAGAAGCCTGCGACCGCCTTGGCCTGCCCAAGCTCGCCCGCATCAAAAGCATGGCCGTCAGCGGCTGCGCGCCGGAGATAATGGGCCTAGGCCCCATCGGTGCGAGCCGCAAGGCTCTGGAACGCGCCAACCTGAAAATCAGCGACATGGACGTGGTGGAACTGAACGAAGCCTTCGCCGCCCAGTCCCTCCCCTGCATCAGCGAGCTGGGCCTTAACCCGGAAAAGGTCAATCTCGATGGCGGGGCCATCGCCATCGGCCACCCGCTCGGGGCCACCGGCGCACGCATCACCGCCAAGGCTGCCAGCCTGCTGGGCCGCACCAAGGGCCGCTATGCGCTCGCCACCCAATGCATCGGCGGCGGCCAGGGCATTGCCACCGTGCTGGAAGCCGTGAAGTAA
- a CDS encoding 3-hydroxyacyl-CoA dehydrogenase translates to MAIKKIAVFGSGVMGAAIAAHCANAGAEVTLLDIVPKDAADRNQLAADAIARMVKASPSPFAHPSFAKRITPGNIEDDIANLGDHDWMIEAIVEKLEIKQSLYKKLYDIRKKTAVISSNTSTLPLHELTKGMPDDFRQHFMITHFFNPPRFMPLLELVPGEADAKLVKEVRDFCDIALGKGVVDCKDTPGFIANRIGCFWLVAGLVEALKLGISVEEADAVMGKPLGFPKTGMFGLYDLIGIDLMPLIAKSMLTTLPDNDEFRKIYAEPELVTKMIADGYTGRKGKGGFYRMVKDEKGGKKKEVINLKTGDYAKPQKPQLASVEAARSGIANLMTHPDIGGQYAWAVMRQTLAYAASLIPEISDSLSDVDAAMRMGYNWKYGPFELIDRFTADGKSGPAWFAEKLKAEKLPVPSLLEKAGDKPLYTIENNHRTVMTPKGARAPIPLKQDAWQLADKVRGKEPLLKNASARLWDVDDGVLCIELTSKMNSVDPDIMTMIVQSVQEVQKRGAKGLMIGGDGENFSVGANLNLLLFVSNVAAWEQIDTILKQGQDAYMTMKYAPFPVVAALGGMALGGGCEMVLHCDAVQAHLESYIGLVEVGVGLVPGWGGCKEMALRWLQNPPAGGPIPPLGKVFEMLATGKVSNSAYDAMDMQILRKQSPAGGDRISMNRSRLLADAKSRVLELADGYTPPSPPPLHLPGPSACETLMYGAETLHAQGKASAHDMTVAHYLATVLTGGDVDATDTVNEQHLLDLERHVFIPLLKTPQTLARIEYMLANGKPLRN, encoded by the coding sequence ATGGCTATCAAAAAAATCGCGGTATTCGGCTCAGGCGTTATGGGCGCAGCCATTGCGGCCCATTGCGCCAATGCAGGGGCGGAAGTCACCCTGCTCGACATCGTGCCGAAAGACGCCGCCGACCGCAACCAGCTCGCCGCCGATGCCATCGCGCGCATGGTGAAAGCTTCGCCCTCTCCCTTTGCACACCCGAGCTTCGCCAAACGCATTACACCCGGCAATATCGAGGACGACATCGCCAACCTCGGCGACCATGACTGGATGATTGAAGCCATCGTTGAAAAGCTTGAGATCAAGCAATCGCTCTACAAAAAACTCTATGACATCCGCAAAAAAACCGCCGTCATCTCTTCCAACACCTCCACCCTGCCGCTGCATGAGCTGACCAAGGGCATGCCGGATGACTTCCGTCAGCATTTCATGATCACCCATTTCTTTAACCCGCCGCGCTTCATGCCGCTGCTGGAACTCGTACCCGGAGAGGCCGATGCCAAACTGGTGAAGGAAGTTCGGGATTTCTGCGACATCGCCCTCGGCAAAGGCGTGGTAGACTGCAAGGATACCCCCGGCTTCATTGCCAACCGTATCGGCTGTTTCTGGCTGGTTGCCGGTTTGGTGGAAGCACTCAAACTCGGCATCTCGGTGGAAGAAGCCGACGCCGTCATGGGCAAGCCGCTGGGTTTCCCTAAAACCGGCATGTTCGGCCTCTACGATCTCATCGGCATCGATCTGATGCCCCTCATCGCCAAATCCATGCTGACCACCCTGCCTGACAATGACGAATTCCGTAAAATCTACGCCGAGCCCGAACTCGTCACCAAAATGATTGCCGACGGCTATACCGGCCGCAAGGGCAAAGGCGGTTTCTACCGCATGGTCAAGGACGAGAAGGGCGGCAAGAAGAAAGAGGTTATCAATCTCAAAACCGGTGACTACGCAAAACCGCAAAAGCCGCAGCTTGCAAGCGTGGAAGCTGCTCGCTCCGGCATAGCCAACCTCATGACCCACCCGGATATCGGCGGCCAATACGCCTGGGCCGTCATGCGCCAGACGCTCGCCTATGCCGCCTCCCTCATCCCGGAAATCTCCGATTCCCTTAGCGATGTCGATGCCGCCATGCGCATGGGCTATAACTGGAAATACGGCCCTTTCGAACTCATCGACCGCTTCACTGCCGATGGCAAATCCGGCCCCGCATGGTTTGCTGAAAAACTGAAAGCCGAAAAACTTCCCGTACCCTCCCTGCTGGAAAAAGCGGGTGACAAACCCCTTTACACAATCGAAAACAACCATCGCACGGTCATGACACCCAAAGGCGCGCGCGCGCCCATACCGCTCAAGCAGGATGCCTGGCAACTGGCCGACAAGGTGCGTGGCAAGGAACCCTTGCTGAAAAACGCCAGCGCCCGCCTGTGGGACGTGGATGACGGCGTGCTTTGCATCGAGCTCACCTCCAAGATGAACAGTGTCGACCCCGACATCATGACCATGATCGTGCAATCCGTGCAGGAAGTGCAGAAGCGTGGCGCCAAGGGTCTGATGATCGGCGGTGACGGCGAAAATTTCTCCGTCGGCGCCAACCTCAACCTGCTGCTCTTCGTCTCCAACGTCGCGGCGTGGGAACAGATCGACACCATCCTGAAACAAGGCCAGGATGCTTACATGACCATGAAATACGCTCCCTTCCCCGTCGTGGCCGCATTGGGCGGCATGGCGCTGGGTGGCGGCTGCGAAATGGTGCTTCATTGCGACGCCGTGCAGGCGCATCTGGAAAGCTATATCGGTCTGGTGGAAGTCGGCGTAGGCCTCGTCCCCGGTTGGGGTGGCTGCAAGGAAATGGCCCTGCGCTGGCTGCAGAACCCTCCCGCCGGCGGCCCCATCCCGCCGCTGGGCAAGGTGTTTGAAATGCTCGCCACCGGCAAGGTCTCAAATTCCGCCTACGATGCCATGGACATGCAGATCCTCCGCAAGCAAAGCCCCGCCGGCGGCGACCGCATCTCCATGAACCGCTCCCGCCTGCTGGCCGATGCCAAATCCCGCGTGCTGGAACTGGCCGACGGTTACACTCCGCCTTCGCCGCCTCCATTGCACCTTCCCGGCCCATCGGCGTGCGAAACACTGATGTATGGCGCCGAAACCCTGCACGCGCAGGGCAAAGCCTCCGCGCATGATATGACAGTGGCGCATTACCTGGCCACTGTGCTTACAGGGGGCGATGTGGATGCGACAGATACGGTGAACGAACAGCACCTGCTCGATCTTGAGCGCCATGTGTTCATCCCGCTGTTAAAAACGCCGCAAACCCTGGCTCGCATCGAATACATGCTCGCCAACGGAAAACCATTGCGCAACTAG
- the rlmH gene encoding 23S rRNA (pseudouridine(1915)-N(3))-methyltransferase RlmH has protein sequence MRITIACVGKMREAAQKSLIDEYLKRCPWAIQVQDVVAKKAQQGEALQREEAELLKLALGKVDRLVILDERGKNPDSIEFAHQLRDWRDGGCQHLGFVIGGAEGVHPELRKQAHLLLSFGKLTWPHMLARILLTEQLYRAWSILEGHPYHKV, from the coding sequence ATGCGCATCACCATCGCCTGTGTTGGCAAAATGCGAGAGGCTGCGCAGAAATCCCTTATCGATGAATATCTCAAGCGATGCCCATGGGCCATCCAGGTGCAGGATGTGGTGGCGAAAAAAGCTCAGCAAGGCGAAGCACTGCAACGTGAAGAGGCTGAGCTTTTGAAGCTGGCGCTTGGCAAGGTGGACCGGCTGGTCATCCTCGATGAACGGGGTAAAAACCCCGACAGTATTGAATTTGCGCATCAGCTGCGTGACTGGCGTGACGGGGGCTGTCAGCATCTGGGGTTTGTGATTGGCGGAGCGGAAGGTGTCCATCCTGAGCTGCGCAAGCAGGCGCATCTCTTGCTTTCATTCGGCAAACTCACCTGGCCCCACATGCTGGCGCGCATCCTGTTGACGGAGCAGCTTTACCGGGCATGGAGCATTCTGGAAGGACATCCTTATCACAAGGTGTAA
- the rpiB gene encoding ribose 5-phosphate isomerase B: protein MDLFPNLLPIAIGADHAGFNLKTDLIRFLKTEGFTVLDVGTNDESSCDYPDYAHALAKAIAANKAARGVLICGSGIGISIAANRHPEIRAALVRSPEEATLARQHNDANVLVLGARFTNNDIAKTCLQAFLSTDFEGGRHAKRVEKINPKT from the coding sequence ATGGATCTCTTTCCCAATCTCCTGCCCATTGCCATCGGTGCCGACCATGCGGGCTTCAACCTGAAAACCGACCTCATCCGTTTCCTGAAAACGGAAGGGTTCACCGTGCTGGATGTCGGCACGAATGACGAAAGCTCCTGTGATTACCCTGATTATGCGCACGCACTGGCCAAAGCCATCGCCGCTAACAAAGCTGCCCGGGGCGTGCTGATCTGCGGTTCAGGCATTGGCATCAGCATCGCCGCCAACCGCCATCCGGAAATTCGCGCCGCCCTGGTGCGCAGCCCGGAGGAAGCCACCCTCGCCCGTCAGCATAACGACGCCAACGTGCTGGTGCTGGGCGCGCGCTTTACCAATAACGATATCGCCAAAACTTGCCTTCAGGCCTTTTTATCAACCGATTTTGAAGGTGGCCGCCATGCCAAGCGGGTGGAGAAAATAAACCCTAAAACTTGA
- a CDS encoding aminotransferase class I/II-fold pyridoxal phosphate-dependent enzyme, with translation MPATAKNLSASGNPFFTQSLAERDPELAKAVSKELVRQQTQIELIASENIVSRAVLEAQGSVLTNKYAEGYPHRRYYGGCEYVDVAEDLAIERAKKLFKCSYANVQPHSGAQANQAVFMALLKPGDTILGMALNAGGHLTHGAAPTQSGKWFHAVQYGVKQSDGLIDYVAVEKLALEHKPQLIIAGASAYPRVIDFAKFRAIADKVGAYLMADIAHYSGLVATGNYPSPFPHVHVATTTTHKTLRGPRGGMIMADDEDLGKKINSAVFPGLQGGPLMHVIAAKAVAFGEALTPEFKAYGKQVLANARKLAASLQSRGVDIVSGGTDCHMVLVDLRSKNVTGKDTEIALERAGLTCNKNSIPFDPQPPAVSSGIRLGSPAGTTRGFGEAEFHQIGQWIADVIDGLAKNGEQNGAVEKQVRQEVEKLCAAFPIY, from the coding sequence ATGCCAGCCACCGCGAAAAACCTGTCCGCCAGCGGCAACCCGTTTTTTACCCAGTCCCTAGCCGAGCGCGATCCCGAACTCGCCAAAGCCGTCTCCAAGGAACTGGTGCGCCAGCAAACGCAGATTGAACTCATCGCATCCGAGAACATCGTCTCACGCGCTGTGCTGGAAGCCCAAGGCTCGGTATTGACCAACAAATATGCCGAAGGCTATCCCCACCGCCGCTATTACGGCGGCTGCGAATACGTGGATGTGGCGGAAGACCTGGCCATTGAACGTGCCAAGAAACTCTTCAAATGCAGTTATGCCAACGTGCAGCCCCACTCCGGCGCGCAGGCCAACCAAGCCGTGTTCATGGCACTGCTGAAGCCGGGCGATACCATCCTCGGCATGGCATTGAACGCGGGTGGACACCTCACGCACGGCGCTGCCCCCACGCAGTCCGGCAAATGGTTCCATGCCGTGCAATATGGCGTCAAGCAGAGCGACGGCCTCATTGACTACGTCGCCGTGGAAAAACTCGCGCTGGAACACAAGCCCCAGCTCATCATCGCCGGTGCTTCCGCCTACCCGCGTGTGATCGATTTCGCCAAATTCCGTGCTATCGCCGATAAGGTAGGCGCATACCTGATGGCCGACATCGCACATTATTCCGGCTTGGTCGCCACCGGCAATTACCCCTCTCCCTTCCCGCATGTGCACGTGGCCACCACCACCACGCACAAAACCCTTCGCGGCCCGCGCGGCGGCATGATCATGGCCGACGACGAGGATCTGGGTAAGAAGATCAACAGCGCCGTGTTCCCTGGCCTTCAGGGCGGCCCGCTGATGCATGTCATCGCCGCCAAGGCCGTCGCCTTCGGCGAAGCCCTCACGCCCGAATTCAAGGCCTATGGCAAACAAGTGCTGGCCAACGCCCGCAAGCTTGCCGCCAGCCTGCAATCCCGCGGCGTGGATATCGTCAGCGGCGGCACGGATTGCCACATGGTTCTGGTCGACCTCCGCTCCAAGAACGTCACCGGTAAGGACACCGAAATCGCCCTGGAACGCGCAGGCCTCACCTGCAACAAAAACTCCATCCCCTTTGATCCACAGCCCCCAGCCGTTTCCTCCGGCATCCGCCTGGGTTCCCCTGCTGGGACCACCCGTGGCTTCGGTGAGGCGGAATTCCACCAGATTGGCCAATGGATCGCCGATGTCATTGACGGCCTTGCCAAGAATGGCGAGCAAAACGGCGCGGTGGAAAAGCAGGTGCGCCAGGAAGTCGAAAAACTTTGTGCCGCATTTCCGATTTATTAA
- the nrdR gene encoding transcriptional repressor NrdR: MRCPFCGHHDTQVKDSRPSDDGMAIRRRRFCPSCESRFTTFERVQLRELTVVKSSGEKRPFDREKIVRSIEIACRKRPVKPDQIEQLVNNIVRRLERSGDSEIRTSTIGEYIVEGLKELDLVAYIRFASVYRNFREAKDFEAIVDALSKPAGRA; encoded by the coding sequence ATGCGCTGCCCCTTCTGCGGTCATCACGACACGCAAGTAAAAGATTCCCGCCCGAGTGACGATGGCATGGCCATCCGCCGCCGGCGCTTCTGCCCTTCCTGCGAATCGCGCTTCACCACATTCGAGCGTGTTCAGCTTCGCGAGCTCACCGTGGTCAAAAGCAGCGGCGAAAAACGCCCCTTCGACCGCGAAAAAATTGTTCGCTCTATCGAGATTGCCTGCCGCAAACGCCCGGTCAAGCCGGACCAGATCGAACAGCTGGTCAACAACATCGTCCGCCGCCTCGAGCGTTCCGGCGATTCGGAGATTCGTACCTCCACAATCGGGGAATACATCGTTGAAGGCTTGAAAGAGCTGGACCTCGTCGCTTATATTCGTTTCGCCTCCGTTTACCGTAACTTCCGCGAAGCGAAAGATTTTGAAGCGATTGTCGACGCACTCAGCAAACCCGCCGGAAGAGCTTAA
- the ribD gene encoding bifunctional diaminohydroxyphosphoribosylaminopyrimidine deaminase/5-amino-6-(5-phosphoribosylamino)uracil reductase RibD, with translation MKHALRLADRVLGRAWPNPAVGCVIVKDGQIIGTGFTQPGGRPHAETIALKQAGPHAKGATLYTTLEPCAHHGRTPPCAEALIQAGIAHVVSATRDPDARVNGQGIAMLKDAHIHVTEGAEEKAAKAQNQGFFLRTTQQRPLIALKIASSIDGSIATRDGESQWITGEASRRHAHGLRTRYDAILTGIGTVLADDPLLTCRLPGLEHHSPVRILLDRKLRLTPEHKLVQSLQKAPLWLVTTSAQASSPAAQGFAKAGVTVIDGGDMKEIEPVLKLLGERGLTRILVEAGMQLSTSLIRDNLVEEAWWYQAATLMGHDAMPAVGELNLQNLSKALRLQVTATQQLGTDLLVHLAKGN, from the coding sequence ATGAAACATGCCCTGCGGCTGGCCGACCGCGTGCTTGGCCGCGCATGGCCTAATCCTGCCGTCGGCTGTGTCATCGTCAAAGATGGCCAGATCATCGGCACTGGCTTCACCCAGCCCGGCGGCCGCCCCCATGCCGAGACCATCGCCCTTAAACAGGCCGGGCCCCACGCCAAAGGCGCCACCCTCTACACCACGCTGGAGCCCTGCGCCCACCATGGCCGCACCCCGCCCTGCGCCGAAGCCCTGATTCAGGCTGGCATCGCCCATGTCGTCTCCGCCACGCGCGACCCCGACGCCCGCGTCAACGGCCAGGGCATCGCCATGTTGAAAGATGCACACATCCACGTGACCGAAGGCGCGGAAGAAAAAGCCGCCAAAGCCCAGAACCAAGGGTTTTTCCTGCGCACCACCCAGCAGCGCCCGTTGATCGCCCTCAAAATCGCCAGTTCCATCGACGGCAGTATCGCCACGCGGGATGGCGAAAGTCAGTGGATTACCGGGGAAGCCTCCCGCCGCCATGCCCACGGGCTCCGCACCCGTTATGATGCCATCCTCACCGGCATCGGCACCGTACTGGCGGACGACCCGCTATTGACCTGCCGCCTGCCAGGCCTGGAGCATCATTCCCCTGTCCGCATCCTGCTGGACCGCAAATTGCGCCTCACGCCCGAGCATAAGCTGGTCCAGTCCCTGCAAAAAGCGCCTCTCTGGCTGGTGACCACCAGCGCGCAAGCATCCTCACCGGCCGCGCAAGGCTTTGCAAAAGCAGGCGTTACCGTCATCGATGGCGGCGACATGAAAGAGATTGAACCGGTCTTGAAACTGCTGGGAGAACGCGGCCTCACCCGCATCCTCGTGGAAGCCGGCATGCAGCTTTCCACCAGCCTGATCCGCGATAATCTGGTTGAGGAAGCCTGGTGGTACCAGGCCGCCACCCTGATGGGGCACGACGCCATGCCCGCCGTGGGCGAACTCAACCTTCAGAACCTGAGCAAGGCACTTCGCCTGCAGGTTACCGCCACTCAACAGCTCGGCACCGACCTGCTGGTCCATCTGGCGAAAGGTAATTGA
- a CDS encoding riboflavin synthase, producing MFTGIISAIGTIMDIQEKNGSLQARISCPYDAASIQLGASIACNGMCLTVTSLENTKEGCQFSVDISPESIAVTQAGQWQNGTLLNLERALKIGDELGGHLVTGHVDGLSEILHIQPMGDSYRIELAAPATLARFIAAKGSVTLDGISLTVNGVEQNRFWVQIIPHTWTNTNLHTRKPGDKLQLEIDVLARYIARMQEYGTQP from the coding sequence ATGTTCACCGGCATCATTTCCGCCATCGGTACCATCATGGATATCCAAGAGAAAAACGGCTCACTTCAGGCCAGAATCTCCTGCCCTTATGATGCCGCCTCCATCCAGCTCGGCGCATCCATCGCCTGCAACGGCATGTGCCTCACCGTTACCTCATTGGAAAATACGAAGGAAGGCTGTCAGTTCTCTGTCGACATCTCACCGGAAAGCATTGCCGTCACGCAAGCGGGACAATGGCAGAACGGAACCCTCCTCAATCTGGAACGCGCCCTGAAAATAGGCGACGAACTCGGCGGCCACCTCGTCACCGGCCATGTGGACGGATTGTCGGAAATCCTGCACATCCAGCCAATGGGCGACAGCTATCGCATCGAACTGGCCGCCCCCGCCACCCTCGCCCGCTTCATCGCCGCCAAAGGTTCCGTCACGCTGGATGGCATTTCTCTTACTGTCAACGGTGTGGAGCAAAATCGCTTCTGGGTGCAGATAATCCCCCATACCTGGACCAACACCAACCTGCACACCCGCAAACCCGGCGACAAGCTACAGCTGGAAATTGACGTGCTGGCGCGTTATATCGCCAGAATGCAGGAATACGGAACCCAGCCATGA
- the ribB gene encoding 3,4-dihydroxy-2-butanone-4-phosphate synthase codes for MTLCNIEQLIDDARNGRMFILVDDEDRENEGDLVIPAQMATPDAVNFMATHGRGLICLALTRDRVEKLRLPLMAQANQSRHQTAFTVSIEAREGISTGISAPDRARTVAVAIDPAKGDTDIVSPGHIFPLVARDGGVLVRAGHTEAAVDIARMAGLIPAGVICEIMRDDGTMARMPDLENFAKKHGLNLGSIADLIAYRRRHETIIRRVATMPFHSRFGGDFQMVVFENTLEGIEHIALIKGDISTPEPVLTRMHALHIFTDVLGDDHEGKGGELQQAMQIVGKEGRGVIVLLRENQRRKLADMVSARVNPAPGTSHPIRDYGIGAQILLDLGVKQMVLLTNSRPQAIGLDGYGLSVVDHRPIQ; via the coding sequence ATGACCCTTTGCAACATTGAGCAATTGATCGACGACGCCCGCAACGGCCGCATGTTCATCCTCGTGGATGACGAGGACCGCGAGAACGAGGGCGATCTCGTCATCCCCGCGCAAATGGCCACGCCCGATGCGGTGAATTTCATGGCCACCCACGGCCGCGGCCTCATCTGCCTGGCCCTGACGCGCGACCGGGTGGAAAAACTCCGCCTCCCCCTCATGGCCCAGGCCAACCAGAGCCGCCACCAGACAGCCTTCACCGTCTCCATCGAAGCCCGCGAAGGCATCAGCACCGGCATTTCCGCACCCGACCGCGCCCGCACCGTGGCGGTCGCCATCGACCCCGCCAAAGGCGATACCGACATCGTCTCCCCCGGCCACATCTTCCCGCTGGTAGCGCGCGACGGCGGTGTGCTCGTCCGTGCTGGCCATACGGAAGCCGCGGTGGACATCGCCCGCATGGCAGGCCTCATCCCCGCGGGCGTCATTTGCGAGATCATGAGGGATGACGGCACCATGGCCCGCATGCCGGACCTAGAGAACTTCGCCAAAAAACACGGCCTGAACCTCGGCTCCATTGCCGATCTCATCGCCTACCGCCGCCGGCACGAAACCATCATCCGCCGCGTGGCCACCATGCCTTTCCACAGCCGTTTCGGCGGCGATTTCCAGATGGTCGTGTTCGAAAACACGCTGGAAGGCATCGAACACATCGCCCTTATCAAAGGCGATATTTCCACACCCGAGCCGGTCTTAACCCGTATGCATGCTCTGCATATTTTCACCGACGTGCTGGGCGATGACCACGAAGGCAAGGGCGGCGAACTCCAGCAGGCCATGCAGATCGTCGGCAAGGAAGGCCGCGGCGTCATTGTGCTGCTGCGCGAAAACCAGCGCCGCAAGCTGGCCGACATGGTCTCCGCCCGGGTCAATCCGGCCCCCGGCACCAGCCACCCCATCCGCGATTACGGCATCGGCGCGCAAATTCTGCTCGATCTCGGCGTGAAACAAATGGTCCTGCTCACCAACTCCCGCCCGCAGGCCATTGGGCTGGACGGCTACGGCTTGAGCGTGGTAGACCACAGACCTATTCAATAA
- a CDS encoding 6,7-dimethyl-8-ribityllumazine synthase: MHILILEARFYDHISDKLAAGAIAALEAAGASYDRVTLPGALEIPPAIAMAAATGNYDGYVALGCVIRGETFHFDVVCNESARGIMDLGIQHKLAIGNGILTVENEKQALERADPKKMNKGAGAAEACLALIALKRQWMGL, encoded by the coding sequence ATGCACATCCTGATCCTCGAAGCCCGTTTTTACGACCATATCAGCGACAAGCTCGCCGCCGGCGCCATCGCCGCGCTCGAAGCCGCTGGCGCAAGCTATGATCGCGTCACCCTGCCCGGCGCGCTGGAAATACCGCCCGCCATCGCCATGGCCGCCGCCACCGGCAATTACGATGGCTACGTGGCCCTGGGCTGCGTCATCCGCGGTGAAACCTTCCATTTCGACGTGGTCTGCAACGAATCCGCCCGCGGCATCATGGATCTCGGCATCCAGCACAAACTCGCCATCGGCAACGGCATCCTGACCGTGGAAAACGAAAAACAGGCCCTTGAACGGGCCGACCCTAAGAAAATGAACAAAGGCGCGGGCGCGGCGGAAGCCTGCCTTGCGCTGATTGCCCTCAAACGCCAATGGATGGGACTATGA
- the nusB gene encoding transcription antitermination factor NusB, with the protein MDGTMTTDPRPTKPLPPKMMQRSAARLGAVQLLFQHESGMKNVNLDEALKGLSVQLLDNMREGDEEEGLSYQPDMAFLRQIAEGCITNAQKLDDAIIPHLSAEWRYERIDPVLRTILRASAWELMTTDTPTNVIINEYIEVAKAFFEDREIAFVNGFLDQMAKRLRP; encoded by the coding sequence ATGGATGGGACTATGACCACCGACCCCCGCCCCACCAAGCCGCTTCCACCCAAGATGATGCAACGCAGCGCCGCCCGTCTGGGCGCGGTGCAGCTGCTGTTCCAGCATGAGTCGGGCATGAAAAACGTCAACCTGGACGAAGCACTGAAAGGCCTGAGCGTGCAGCTGCTGGACAACATGCGCGAAGGCGATGAGGAGGAAGGCCTCTCCTATCAGCCGGACATGGCTTTCCTGCGCCAGATCGCCGAAGGCTGCATCACCAACGCGCAAAAACTGGACGATGCCATCATCCCGCACCTCTCCGCCGAGTGGCGCTACGAGCGCATCGACCCCGTGCTGCGCACCATCCTCCGCGCCAGCGCGTGGGAACTGATGACGACCGACACCCCAACCAACGTCATCATCAACGAATATATCGAGGTCGCCAAAGCCTTCTTTGAAGATCGCGAGATCGCCTTCGTCAACGGCTTCCTCGATCAGATGGCCAAACGCCTACGCCCATAA